A region from the Rhodamnia argentea isolate NSW1041297 chromosome 7, ASM2092103v1, whole genome shotgun sequence genome encodes:
- the LOC115734055 gene encoding disease resistance protein RUN1-like has product MSTVESLRLQFPEVQTLSSQEFAALPKLRSLHVDAVKFTGDYKNVFRELRWLCWDRCPADFDATNFFPSNLVVLKISYSELGDDWPGWHQITKSSKLKVLKLEECSRLTRLPFLSALSSLERLIVQNCQSLVELDESIGKLVQLNYLEIDGCKSLRELPEEVACLKALKELIIRGTVLGPVGSYLPPSLGNLQSLTRLEMESVGISELPHTIGELKDLKILCLSRCYELRKLPDSIGGLESLVELDLSYAKVTELPESIGFLSNLKVIRVDHSGISKIPVTIRMMEKLQEFHAEKCLKLEGDIPRGMGSLSFLKILNLSDTRVRSVPTTINQLSHLQELNLKGCHELRQIPELPPSLINLYVESRSLKTVPDLSNLTGLVNLIVSDCCDESLSSPWDADCVQTPNLKWVGRLSRLETLKLVHKSITAPPVELASLPGLEQLVLSCFELQSLTQPLPPTLSVLKLINFNSLAELSPHSDLKYLSSLELCKSWLMEIPLNRFGQLENLRELTVSNCAFLGRLSCLSGLKKLRVLCLLNCPKLVEIQDLVELESLEAIRIEQCCSLVRLPNLLNLKKLRAMEIRFCRSLPSLPSLSRVAFEDCHLVVDGCDKLANHNGPFWLHKYRRQCPNPRSRL; this is encoded by the exons ATGAGCACTGTTGAATCACTTAGGTTACAATTCCCTGAGGTACAGACGCTTTCAAGTCAGGAATTTGCTGCTCTCCCAAAGCTAAGGTCACTTCATGTCGACGCGGTGAAGTTCACTGGAGATTATAAGAATGTTTTCAGAGAATTGAGATGGCTATGTTGGGATCGTTGTCCTGCAGACTTTGATGCGACCAATTTCTTTCCGAGCAATCTAGTCGTTCTCAAGATTTCTTATAGTGAACTTGGAGATGATTGGCCTGGATGGCACCAAATCACG AAATCATCAAAGTTGAAAGTACTGAAACTTGAAGAATGCAGCCGCTTAACTAGATTGCCCTTCCTCTCTGCCCTCTCGAGCTTGGAAAGATTGATTGTACAAAATTGCCAAAGCTTGGTTGAACTCGATGAATCGATTGGTAAGCTAGTGCAATTAAATTACTTGGAAATTGATGGGTGCAAATCTCTGAGAGAGTTGCCCGAAGAAGTCGCTTGTCTGAAGGCTTTGAAGGAGCTGATAATTAGAGGGACAGTACTTGGTCCTGTTGGTTCGTATCTTCCCCCCTCACTCGGTAATCTGCAGTCTTTGACAAGGCTAGAGATGGAAAGTGTCGGCATTAGCGAACTTCCACACACAATTGGAGAGCTAAAGGATCTTAAAATCTTGTGTTTGTCCAGATGTTATGAGCTAAGAAAGCTTCCAGACTCAATTGGGGGATTGGAATCACTAGTTGAGTTGGATCTGTCTTATGCCAAAGTAACAGAACTACCTGAGTCGATTGGATTCCTGAGCAATTTGAAGGTGATAAGGGTAGATCATAGTGGGATAAGCAAGATCCCAGTGACTATACGCATGATGGAGAAGCTTCAAGAATTTCATGCTGAAAAATGCTTGAAGTTGGAGGGAGATATTCCTCGTGGAATGGGGAGTCTCTCCTTTCTGAAAATCCTGAACTTATCCGACACTCGCGTTCGATCTGTGCCCACAACAATCAACCAGCTTTCTCATCTCCAGGAACTCAATTTGAAAGGTTGCCATGAGCTTAGACAAATCCCGGAGCTTCCCCCCAGTTTGATTAACCTGTATGTCGAGTCTCGCTCGCTAAAGACAGTCCCGGACCTCTCAAACCTGACCGGTTTAGTCAACCTAATTGTATCTGACTGCTGTGATGAATCTCTTTCTAGCCCATGGGATGCCGATTGTGTCCAAACTCCAAACCTGAAGTGGGTTGGGAGGTTGTCTAGACTGGAGACGCTGAAACTGGTTCATAAAAGCATCACTGCACCACCGGTGGAGTTAGCTTCGCTTCCTGGCCTGGAGCAATTGGTTCTGTCTTGTTTTGAACTACAATCACTCACTCAGCCGCTTCCTCCCACGCTGTCCGTGTTGAAGCTTATAAACTTCAACTCATTGGCAGAATTATCTCCCCATTCTGACttgaaatatttgtcaagttTGGAGCTATGTAAATCGTGGCTGATGGAAATTCCACTCAATCGGTTTGGACAATTGGAGAATCTGAGGGAACTGACGGTGTCGAACTGCGCTTTTCTTGGGCGGTTGTCCTGTCTGTCAGGCTTGAAGAAACTCAGAGTGCTGTGCTTGTTGAACTGCCCGAAGCTAGTTGAGATCCAAGATCTCGTCGAACTGGAATCACTGGAAGCTATAAGGATCGAGCAGTGCTGTTCCCTGGTAAGGTTGCCTAATCTCTTGAATTTGAAGAAGTTGAGGGCCATGGAAATCAGATTCTGCAGATCATTACCGAGTTTGCCTTCTCTATCTCGGGTAGCTTTTGAAGATTGTCATCTAGTAGTTGACGGGTGCGATAAGCTAGCCAACCACAACGGCCCTTTTTGGCTTCACAAGTACAGAAGGCAATGTCCGAACCCCCGTTCGCGCCTATGA